A region of the Esox lucius isolate fEsoLuc1 chromosome 10, fEsoLuc1.pri, whole genome shotgun sequence genome:
tttgactTTGACCACTGCACACTATACGAATGTGTTTTAAAGGTTCAGAATCAGCATGTTAATTATCATCCGACTTGCCCACCAGGTATATGCCGTCCCCCTCAAGTCCTCCTGGGTGATGAGTTGCTGCATGTCCCCTTCTGGCAACATGGTGGCCAGCGGAGGTCTGGATAACATGTGCACCATTTACAACATCAAGGCTGCCAGCCCAAAGACTCTCAGGGAGCTGGACGCACATGAAGGTAGGTATCCTAAAACACTCAGTCAGCTCCCACACGTACTGGGTTACGGTCGACTCCGTGACCAACTGTCTACTCTGTCACAAGCTCAAGTTCTGAAAGTCCATTAAAATCATGTTCATAAATTGGATGAGCAGAATGCAAACTGAACCAACGGTTATATCTCGGTCCCTCCCCTCTCAGGCTACCTTTCCCATTCTCGCTTCCTCAACGACAGCGAGATCCTCACCGCATCCGGTGACACCACCTGTTGCCTGTGGGACCTGGAGACCGGCAAGCAGAAGACGATCTACAAGAGCCACGTTGGCGACTGCATGTGCCTGGCCGTGTCCCCAGACCAGAACACCTTCGTCTCAGGAGCCTGTGACTCCACCGCCAAGCTGTGGGACATCAGAGACGGCAACTGCAAGCAGACCTTCATCGGCCACACGAGCGATGTCAACGCCATTGCGGTGAGCACATAGGTCACAGCCCAGACTTTTGCCTTGTTAGAATGACTGCTATTATTCTATATATTGTAGTGACCTTAACACAACAAACTCTATGACAGGTTGCCCTACTCAGCATATTTCCAAGGACACCTGTACTGTGCTTACCAGGCAAACTAACCCCGAAGCTCAACAAATATCCAAACTAAACCACCTGTATGAAAATGGCCTTTTCCTCTTGTTTTTACCCAAACCCCAGTTCTACCCAAGTGGCACTGCGATCATCACAGGTTCCGATGACTGCTCCCTCAAGATGTTCGACTTTCGCGCGGACAACGAGGTCAACGCCTACGCGGACGCTGCTTTGAACGCTGGCGTCACATCAGTCTCCCTCTCCAGCTCAGGACGCCTCATCTTCGGCGGCTATGATAACTTCAACTGCAACATCTGGGATTCTCTGAAGGCCGAGAAAGTTGGTGAGTGAAAGTGTGTGGGAAAAGAGGGAGCGCAAGTGGAGTGTAGGATGCAGGcgggaatgaaagagagaagcCGACAGAAACAAAGCCGACAGAGCACCGCATCCAAAGAGTGTGTCGAACAGAAGATAGATGACGTCTGGGTAAATACAAAGGCaatgaaaggagagaaagattaGAGTGAAATAAGTCAATCAAAGAAATACAAGAGTGAACTGTGAAAGAAGTATAAATTCTAATATTTTTGACATCCATGCAGACAACAATGTTtatctctcacccctctctctcaggTGTACTGGCTGGCCATGACAACAGAGTTAGTTGCACTGGAGTGCCAGACGATGGCATGGGCATCTGCACAGGATCCTGGGATAGCTTCCTGAAGATCTGGAACTGAGCTGGTCTTCCACGGGCGACAACgggagagggagacgggggaTGGGGGTGGACAGAgcgagaggagaagagaaagggGGCTAACACAAGCCTGAGAAATAAGGATGCTTATTTTGGGAGCGGGGAGATATCAGAAGGAGGATGTTTGTTGTGCTGTTTCGCATCATTTCTTACCGCTAGATCTTTCCTTCTtgctctccttctttctcatCTATGTATGCGTTATGTAAGAAGTGGGGTGAATGGGACTTTATCGAGCATACTTTGTAAATGGCATCGACGACAGTACAAGACACACCCCCAGTACAGGTACACATAAGAGTTTAAAATTATTGTTGAGACTATCCTTATCGAGACAATGACAAACACCAAGAAAATAGGGTTACTTAAGTCAatttttgaaataataaataaacggATTAAGAAAATATGCTCTACTTATATCTAAGGTGAGTGACAATTACACGTTTTAGGTTtttgacaataaaaatatgTGGAAGAAATGTAACGAATATACAGATATAGTATTACAGAGATATTTTTATTGTCTTGAGATCTTTGATGTATAAAGCCCACACATAGCGGAAAGTTgatatgtacatttatttacttttagATAATATTTTAGAGTGCAGAATTGATATGCAGTGACGTTGGGTCACACATCTCAAATTAATGTGTGCCACAGAACTTTGACTGTTGCCATTTTGGGTCTATTAACATATGTGCTAACCAGCAGCACCCTCTGACTTTGCACCAAAATGGCTGCCGTCACCTATTACCTGGCTACATCCATGATATATAAACCTAAATCAAACCAGGTTTGATCATGTTCAATTACATAAGTCAGAGTCTGTCCATCCCTCTTTGAGTGTCAAGCACTCCTGGATCCTACTTCAGGGAAACAGTTGAGGTGAAACCAGTACATTTCCTTccaactgcattttgttgcacTTTTACATATTGCATATCTCCagtttttctgtaaaaatgcaaTGTTTGTTAAAAAACCTTTCTAATAAACATAGAATTCTGCATTAACACCAACCACATCTGTTTAATTTTGCTTTGACGGTTAACAATACGGAAACAAGGTTTGGCCGGAAAATGCATGTTTCTAATGTTCTAACCTCATTCCGGAGGACATACTGTCAACAAAGGGTGGCTTCACGTGTTTGTGGAAAATTGGAAATTGTTAACTGGAAAGTGATGATTCCAGAATGATTGGGAGCCAGTTTTTTAGAAGTGATAAAAAATCTTCAACCAATAAAATTTTTGCTAAATAAGTTTCATTGGTAATTCTAGTAAAATAGCTAGCTTAACACAGTAAGAATATGTTCAGAGaagcaacattttgaaacagaTAAGATTGTTATTgtcaaaaaaaagattttctgtcatattttgtttaaagGTCAGTGGTGAAACGTTACAACTCTAGATCTCATGTAAACTGTAATTCCATCATATGTTGACATGTTTTACTTGGAACTAGGGTCTTCTGATACGTTTGATAGCCCATGAACATGCCAAAGTatgacacaaaaatattttatcatgTCACAGATATACAAAATGACAAGTGAAAGGATATAGGGGATTGCATTCAACATTCACAATGTTATTGGTTAAATCAGTGGCAAACACTGACCAATAGAATGGGATAACATGGTGGACTGATTAATGTCATACAGCATAAATGATATTACTTGACATTTAATCCTATCCAATTGCAGAAATACAATCAGATTACTTGTAAACAACTGGGCCCAGGGCACACCTGACTCAATTTTGAGGGGGAATTTTTGTGTTAACAAAGATGTCACTCAAATTGTGGAAACATTAATACATCTATTTTTACGTTTTTGGAAAATGGCAGTAATCCCACTTGTTTTGGATGAAGGATGGGACTGGGGAAATCTAACTGTTCATACAGGACTACAGCTACATATTTAGACAAGATTGCAGCTACAGCTTGTGAAGCCCACAAGAcaattttaaacatattttgaagCTATTATCAGATTTTAGCCTAGTCCAATATTGTGTAGATTAAGACCACCAAGACACACATTAACTTACTATATTCTTCTCTTTCAGTTTACATCTAATTTGTTCATTCATGTCCCAATTACATATAATTTACCATGCTGAtttaaatataaacacaatatcTCCTACACATCAGCTAGAAAGATGGGCGACTATTGTACGTGTTTGTAAACAAGGCCCTGTTGGCAGCACTTTATTTTCGAGCAATTCAAATCAGAACTGCATTTTACACGAAATTCCTAACACAATAATAGGGCTTGGTAAGAGGGCTTTAACTTCCCATGATTATGGAacatttgacaaaatatttaaaaatgcattattgGATCGGTTCACTCTATTTATGCACTGATAtaaattatttctattatttcaaTGGTATATGTTGAAACAACAGCGGGTATGTTAGATACAATAAACCCAGACTGCTTGATTGGCAAGGGCTCATTTGAATTAAAGATGTAAATATAGTATATGTCAGAAAGAAATGCTCCTAACATCACGATTGGCTGAAAATTCAAGCGAACGATTAAAAAAGCATTACTACAATTGGTGACATCCTTTTTGTCCCGCCTCTATCTAAACTGCTGTTGGTGTAAGCCAACTCACAGATAGAAGAGTCGAATAGGCGGTGCCTAAGAAATACAGGAGGCTAGAAAACTGCTGTTGACGCTGTATCAAGTGCATCACCTTCAGTTTCGTCGTGTTTCCTGACGGTTATTCATCATGTCGTCCAGAAAATTTTTCGTCGGAGGAAACTGGAAGATGAACGGTGACAAGAAGAGTCTGGGTGATCTCATAACGACCCTAAACACAGCGAGTCTACACGATGAAACCGGTACGACTATATTAATGCTCATTTTGTCTCTTCAGATCTCTTATATAAGTCTGAACTTTGGAACATAATATGATTCGACATACAATAATTACTAATGGCAATTTCCAATACTTGCATGTAAACATAAATGTTAAGGTATTTCCAGCACTAAACATACAGAGCTTTGGGGTTGTGTTGCGTCAAATGGCACCATGACATTGAAGTCACGTGAATCTTTTAACCGCTCCATCCATGCAGGGCTGCTGGCCTAGTGGCATCAGAAAGATGGAGGACGCTTCTCTGTGTATAGTATTTTCCAGTagcttctgtttttctgtcagcAGCACACAATGGGAAAAAGTCCCAAAGCCTTTTTGCTATGGTACCTTTTActggaaattaaatgtttttcctcCATTGTAGCGCCCAACCCTTATTATGGACCACTGCAATCcagtaggttttctctccaatcTCAATCCAGCCCACTTGACAGTAATAATTATCTGAATGCAAAGCAAAACTTGGTTAGTCGCAGCTGGAGTTGTAGGATGAAGGTTTTCAATGCAACCCCTAATTTGGAGTCTATTGAGCCTTCTTCCACTGTACTGATTTTTGGAGCCATGTGACCAACCTTACGCTGACAAAAGGCATCAGCAAGGAAAACCTGGCACCTAAACACACTGTCCTAGCTTTAGATTTCCATCGCAGGCACTTAAATGCCATATCCCTCCTCACCTATCCTCTGCGCGCGTGTTGACTGTTTTGCCACCAATTGGTCACTTGGAATTACCCAGGTGCTTTGAACCTTGAATGCTGATCATATACCAGGGTATTACCGTCCGCCTGGTGGTTTTCCGTTCTACCTCATTATTAATTGCACCAACTTCGTGTCCCAGGTGTAAATAAATCCCAGGGTTCCAATGAAAAAGAGTGGaaccagaggcgttgctaggatcacaatacattcggggctcagcccaccctccctccccgcctgggacagaaagtatagggttttgaatgtagaCGCTAGCTAGCGGCccacacgtctacattgtcataatgcgccattggaattatagatgagtagatcaggggctatttttttattattattatttttgttccatttgagatccggggctattcataaaagaataGCCCCAGaagcccagggctaacgacgccactgagTGGAACTAAACTTCTAGGGCTAGAGTAGGTATTacagccgtggtatattggccgtACACCACAAcccctcgtgccttattgcttcAGTATATACTCCAAATCTGCCCAATTGCAGTAGTAGTTCTCACTTTCTGTCCGTCTTTCACTTACACAGAGGTGGTGTGTGGTGCTCCCAGCATCTACCTAGAGTTTGCCCGCTCCAACCTGGATGCCAGGATCGGAGTGGCGGCACAGAACTGCTACAAAGTGGCGAAGGGAGCATTTACCGGTGAGATCAGGTGAGGCTTCGCTCTAGCACACAAGGGCTCGTCTTCTGCATGTGTTCAGTGAATCCTAGTCAACAACGGTCTCCTTATTAAAATGGTCTGTGAATTCCATTGAAACAATTAGTGTTGTCCTCTTTCACAGCCCTGCCATGATTAAGGACAGCGGTGTTGAGTGGGTGATTCTGGGCCACTCGGAGAGGCGTCACGTGTTCGGTGAGAACGACGAGCTGATTGGTCAGAAAGTGGCGCACGCCCTGGAGAGCGACCTGGGGGTGATCGCCTGCATCGGGGAGAAGCTGGAGGAGCGCGAGGCCGGAACCACGGAGGAAGTGGTGTATGCCCAGACCCAGGCCATAGCAGGTAACAGGCGGATTCAAACCTGTTTGGGTCTTCTGGGCATCGCAGGACGAATTGCCCTGTCTCCTGAAGCTTTCTCATCATACAAGTTTAATTCACCCGAACTGTACATTTATAAACTATTAATTCAGTACTGAAATATTCAATGGGGAAATTAATAACAAATGGGAAGTTAGCCTTCCACCATCTCTAGTTCAGCATTGCTCTGTTGCAGCCTTTCCaaaagttgtatttttatttttgtattttcttctgCAAGTATTTGGTTTCAGTGGAAAATGTGGCCCCTGAATGGCTGTGGATGTTTCCTTGGGGACTTTTGTAGCCTTCATTCAGGAGGTATTCAAAGGGGATGAGGCAGTTCACAGAACTGGTCTTGCATAATGAGAAACCTTGCCTGAGattaaataaaaccatttggtCCACTCAACATAGAATCTTTTTTATTACACTTGCAATTACGGCAACCGTACTTAAACATTGTCTATGGTACTGTTCATTATCTTAACAATAGAATGTTGTGTTGTAGATAATGTAAAGGACTGGAGCAAAGTTGTGCTGGCTTATGAGCCTGTGTGGGCAATCGGTACCGGAAAGACAGCCTCTCCTGAACAGGTAAGACTCATCATAATAAATCTTAGTCATTTAACTGGCGCTCAGAGCAACCAAAGTATATTAGTGACAAACAAATTCATGTAATTGTAGTTCCTAGCAGATTTGTgggaaaaggaatgttggttttCTTTATcgaatacatagaaaaagttATAAAGACCGCCGTCTGTACGTGGGACTGCAGTTGTTTAGTTGGAAACCTTTGCTAAGCCCTGTTACGTGAAAGGAACCAATTGTGTGTTGGTATTTTGGCATGGCCGACTGCTGTTGTGCTTTAGGCCACAGCACGTTGAGGTCTGAGGCACACTCACTGGAAACTAATTTGTCTGTTATGCAGATGTCAATGTAGCAAAGAGCTAACTTAACATTCTCACATACTACTGTTATTTGACAAGTTATGGAGGTATGCCTCAAGTCTTATTTCCGAGAACGTTCTGTGTACGAATGTACATCCATTTACTGTAAACCTCTCTGGTGTCATCTCAGGCCCAGGAGGTACATGAGAAGCTGAGGGAGTGGATGAGGACCAACGTCTCAGAAGCTGTGGCTGACTCAGTCCGCATCATCTACGGAGGTCAGTAGGGGACAATTTTCATTTAAGACACTTCTGCCCCCAAATGCGTCACGTCTGGTGGTACAAATGTCTCAAATTTGGCATTCTTCTACACAACGAGAA
Encoded here:
- the tpi1a gene encoding triosephosphate isomerase A, yielding MSSRKFFVGGNWKMNGDKKSLGDLITTLNTASLHDETEVVCGAPSIYLEFARSNLDARIGVAAQNCYKVAKGAFTGEISPAMIKDSGVEWVILGHSERRHVFGENDELIGQKVAHALESDLGVIACIGEKLEEREAGTTEEVVYAQTQAIADNVKDWSKVVLAYEPVWAIGTGKTASPEQAQEVHEKLREWMRTNVSEAVADSVRIIYGGSVTGANCNELGSQKDVDGFLVGGASLKPEFVDIINARA
- the gnb3b gene encoding guanine nucleotide-binding protein G(I)/G(S)/G(T) subunit beta-3b, which gives rise to MGEMEALKKEADGLKTQIEAARKAVCDTTMAAVSSGVAAAPRIQLKNRKTLKGHLAKIYGLHWSSDNRQMVSASQDGKLLIWDCYTGNKVYAVPLKSSWVMSCCMSPSGNMVASGGLDNMCTIYNIKAASPKTLRELDAHEGYLSHSRFLNDSEILTASGDTTCCLWDLETGKQKTIYKSHVGDCMCLAVSPDQNTFVSGACDSTAKLWDIRDGNCKQTFIGHTSDVNAIAFYPSGTAIITGSDDCSLKMFDFRADNEVNAYADAALNAGVTSVSLSSSGRLIFGGYDNFNCNIWDSLKAEKVGVLAGHDNRVSCTGVPDDGMGICTGSWDSFLKIWN